From a region of the Candidatus Jettenia caeni genome:
- a CDS encoding 30S ribosomal protein S12, which yields MPTINQLIRKGRKMVKNKSKSPDLDKCAQKKGVCLQVMTRTPKKPNSALRKVARVRLSNGREVTAYIPGEGHNLQEHSIVLVRGGRVRDLPGIKYHIVRGTLDCAGVDGRRRSRSKYGTKVPK from the coding sequence ATGCCGACAATAAATCAGTTAATTCGAAAAGGCAGAAAGATGGTTAAAAACAAAAGCAAGAGTCCTGATCTTGATAAGTGTGCTCAAAAAAAAGGAGTTTGTCTTCAGGTTATGACAAGAACACCAAAAAAGCCTAACTCTGCCTTAAGGAAAGTAGCTAGAGTAAGGTTATCTAATGGAAGAGAAGTGACTGCTTATATTCCAGGAGAAGGTCATAATTTACAGGAACATTCTATTGTTTTGGTGAGAGGGGGTCGTGTGAGAGACCTTCCTGGTATTAAATATCATATTGTTCGCGGGACGTTAGATTGTGCAGGTGTTGATGGTAGAAGGCGTTCTCGCTCTAAATATGGGACAAAGGTTCCCAAATAG
- a CDS encoding 30S ribosomal protein S7, with product MALAYRSTAIFLQPDIKYKSKLVSKIINCLMRKGKKSVAEKVFYDAMEAIGKKMPDIESLEVFEIAVNNVKPLVEIKSKRVGGATYQVPVEVPKQRQQSLAFRWIIDAAKGKKGRPMYQRLADELIDAYKKQGAAITQRENTHKMAEANKAFAHFAWSKF from the coding sequence ATGGCGCTTGCATATAGGAGCACGGCAATATTTTTACAACCAGATATAAAATATAAAAGTAAGTTAGTCTCAAAAATTATAAATTGCCTTATGAGAAAAGGCAAAAAAAGTGTAGCAGAGAAGGTGTTTTATGATGCAATGGAAGCTATAGGAAAAAAGATGCCAGATATTGAATCTTTGGAAGTGTTTGAGATTGCGGTGAATAATGTAAAACCTTTGGTAGAAATTAAATCGAAACGTGTAGGCGGTGCAACATATCAGGTGCCGGTGGAGGTGCCAAAACAAAGACAGCAATCGTTAGCATTTCGTTGGATAATAGATGCTGCGAAAGGTAAAAAAGGACGTCCCATGTATCAACGGTTAGCTGATGAGTTGATAGATGCATATAAAAAGCAGGGCGCAGCTATAACGCAAAGAGAAAATACCCATAAGATGGCTGAGGCTAACAAGGCATTTGCACATTTTGCATGGTCGAAATTTTAA
- a CDS encoding DNA-directed RNA polymerase beta' subunit encodes MTDIVYDKINEYSSVKISLASADDIRSWSYGEVKKPETINYRTYRAEKDGLFCERIFGPERNWECFCGKYKGIKHKGIICDRCGVKITHSRVRRKRMGHINLAAPIVHIWFFKAMPSRLGTLLGMKTTSLERIIYFQDYVVIDPGSTPLKEYQMLSEEEYKVNKEKYGEQSFKAGMGAESIRTLLQNLDLVTLSSQLREELNQTKSKQRAKEIIKRLEIVEAFRDSGNRPEWMVLSVIPVIPPDLRPLVLLESGNFATSDLNDLYRRIINRNNRLKKLIDLNAPEVIIRNEKRMLQQAVDALFDNTRGKRPVLGSNNRPLKSLTDMIKGKQGRFRENLLGKRVDYSARSVIVVGPELKLHQCGLPKKIALELFQPFIIRRLKELGLADTIKSAKKMLGRKDKEVWDILEEVVKRHPVLLNRAPTLHRMGIQAFEPILVEGNAIKLHPLVCRGFNADFDGDQMAVHIPLSIEAQSEAVTLMLSTNNIFSPASGDPIITPSQDIVLGCYYLTVNLQDEQDVKYPKFIGFEEVLYALAVKKVHLHTKIEIRLHHEKIIKDRLGTEEPKNGLCKTTVGRVVFNKILPHGMPFYNYTLDQKGISRIIQDCYKILGREKTIGLLDDIKEIGFKECTKAGLSFAITDVKMPVKKQDILDKTQEEIEKIQKLYRKGIITEGERYNQIIDTWTYAGERVAEEMLNELKNDTRNGSPYLNPVYLMSASGARGSSQQLRQLAGMRGLMAKPSGRIIETPIKANFREGLGVLEYFSSTHGARKGLADTALKTADSGYLTRKLADVAQNVVITAQDCGTTNGITKSVVYRGEKVEVPLSKVIVGRVARNNIVDLVKDEVIIRENELITEEKAKRIESMGYEKIKVRSPLTCEMSLGLCAKCYGMDLSRGQFVEEGMAVGIIAAQSIGEPGTQLTMKTFHIGGTATRSVEESEVRAKRAGVVKYSNLNVVKNPQGKNVAINTNGEILLIDSKGRQIDKHTVVLGAEVLVKENESVVAHQVLTRWDPHMIPILTEMSGKIRFEDIVIGKTMRQESDVSTGVKRKVIMEHKGDLHPQIIIEDETGKILGLYPIPEKAHIEVEEGEFVTAGTLLAKTPREISRTEDITGGLPRVAEIFEARKPKDPAVMSEIDGVVEVGEKRRGKRTIMVRSEAAMEIEHLVPRGKHLKVHRGDRIKAGSPLVEGPLILQDILRISGEEELQTYMLKEVQNVYRSQNVPIDDKHIEIIIGQMLRKVKVDDVGDTIFLPGQIVDRFKFKNENKKIIEKGGKPATAKSLLMGITKASLQSDSFISAASFQETTKVLTRAALEGKTDGLVGLKENVILGHLVPAGTGYKTYLSLSAIPTETVISKELEKSKDKELVMLS; translated from the coding sequence ATGACAGATATAGTGTACGATAAAATTAATGAATATAGTTCCGTAAAAATATCACTTGCATCAGCAGATGATATACGAAGTTGGTCTTACGGTGAAGTAAAAAAGCCGGAAACAATTAATTATCGTACTTACAGAGCTGAAAAAGATGGATTGTTTTGCGAGCGTATATTTGGTCCTGAGCGTAATTGGGAATGCTTTTGCGGGAAATATAAAGGGATAAAACATAAAGGGATCATTTGTGACCGATGTGGTGTGAAGATCACTCATTCGCGGGTAAGAAGGAAGCGTATGGGACATATTAATTTGGCAGCACCAATTGTTCATATATGGTTCTTTAAAGCAATGCCATCGCGATTAGGGACCCTCTTGGGAATGAAGACTACATCTTTAGAAAGAATTATTTATTTCCAAGATTATGTGGTAATTGACCCGGGAAGCACGCCACTTAAAGAATACCAGATGCTCAGTGAAGAAGAATATAAAGTAAATAAAGAGAAGTATGGGGAACAATCCTTTAAGGCAGGGATGGGGGCTGAGTCGATACGGACGCTATTGCAAAATCTTGATTTGGTAACATTATCAAGTCAATTACGCGAGGAACTTAACCAGACGAAATCCAAGCAGCGTGCCAAAGAAATAATTAAGAGATTGGAAATAGTAGAGGCGTTTAGAGATTCTGGAAATAGACCGGAATGGATGGTATTAAGCGTTATACCTGTTATTCCACCCGATCTAAGACCGCTCGTTTTATTGGAAAGTGGAAATTTTGCTACCTCCGATCTTAATGATCTTTACAGAAGGATTATTAATAGGAACAACCGTTTAAAAAAGTTAATTGATTTAAACGCACCTGAAGTAATCATAAGAAACGAAAAAAGGATGCTGCAGCAAGCTGTTGATGCTTTATTTGATAATACCAGAGGCAAGCGCCCTGTGCTTGGTAGCAATAATAGGCCTTTAAAATCATTGACCGATATGATAAAGGGCAAACAAGGGCGCTTTAGAGAAAACTTACTTGGAAAAAGGGTTGACTATTCTGCACGTTCTGTGATTGTGGTAGGACCCGAACTAAAATTACATCAATGTGGTTTGCCAAAGAAGATAGCTTTGGAATTGTTTCAACCATTCATTATACGAAGATTAAAAGAACTAGGCCTTGCAGATACGATTAAAAGCGCTAAGAAGATGTTGGGCAGAAAGGATAAAGAAGTATGGGATATATTAGAAGAAGTAGTTAAAAGGCATCCTGTATTACTTAATAGAGCGCCAACACTGCATAGAATGGGTATTCAGGCTTTTGAACCTATCTTGGTAGAAGGTAATGCTATTAAGTTGCATCCTTTAGTTTGTCGTGGGTTTAACGCTGATTTTGATGGTGATCAGATGGCAGTTCATATACCGCTTTCAATAGAAGCACAGTCTGAGGCAGTTACCTTAATGTTATCTACGAATAATATTTTCTCGCCAGCTTCCGGCGACCCTATTATAACCCCGAGCCAGGATATCGTTTTGGGCTGTTATTATCTTACCGTAAATTTACAGGATGAACAGGATGTAAAGTATCCAAAGTTTATTGGATTTGAAGAAGTTCTTTATGCTCTGGCTGTTAAGAAGGTACATTTGCATACAAAGATTGAGATAAGATTACATCATGAAAAAATCATTAAGGATAGATTGGGTACTGAAGAGCCGAAAAATGGTTTGTGTAAAACTACGGTTGGGCGTGTTGTTTTCAATAAAATATTGCCACATGGGATGCCATTTTACAATTATACCTTAGATCAGAAAGGTATTAGCAGAATAATACAGGATTGCTATAAAATTTTGGGTAGAGAAAAGACGATTGGTCTATTGGATGATATAAAAGAGATAGGTTTTAAGGAGTGTACAAAGGCAGGGTTGTCATTTGCAATAACTGATGTAAAAATGCCTGTTAAAAAGCAGGATATCTTAGATAAAACGCAAGAGGAAATAGAGAAAATACAAAAACTATATAGGAAGGGTATAATTACAGAGGGTGAGAGGTATAACCAAATTATCGATACATGGACTTATGCCGGTGAAAGAGTTGCCGAGGAGATGTTGAACGAACTTAAAAATGACACGAGAAACGGAAGTCCCTATTTGAACCCTGTGTATTTAATGTCTGCATCCGGAGCAAGAGGTAGTTCTCAGCAATTAAGACAGCTTGCCGGTATGCGTGGTTTGATGGCGAAACCTTCAGGTAGAATTATAGAAACACCTATAAAGGCCAATTTTAGAGAAGGATTAGGGGTATTGGAGTATTTCAGTTCTACCCATGGAGCTAGAAAAGGGTTGGCTGATACAGCGTTAAAAACAGCAGATTCTGGTTATTTAACTCGAAAGCTAGCTGATGTTGCTCAGAATGTAGTTATAACTGCTCAAGACTGTGGTACTACGAATGGTATTACCAAGAGTGTAGTCTACCGCGGTGAGAAAGTCGAGGTGCCTTTAAGTAAGGTAATTGTCGGCCGTGTAGCTAGGAATAATATTGTAGACTTGGTCAAAGATGAGGTAATTATCAGAGAAAACGAGTTAATTACTGAAGAAAAAGCCAAAAGAATAGAATCAATGGGGTATGAGAAAATCAAAGTTAGATCACCTCTAACTTGTGAAATGTCTTTAGGACTCTGTGCCAAATGTTATGGGATGGATTTATCAAGAGGGCAATTTGTAGAAGAGGGAATGGCCGTAGGAATTATTGCAGCTCAGTCAATTGGTGAACCTGGTACACAGCTTACTATGAAGACATTCCATATCGGAGGTACTGCTACACGTTCAGTAGAAGAATCTGAGGTGAGAGCGAAACGCGCTGGTGTTGTAAAATACAGTAATTTGAATGTAGTAAAAAATCCGCAAGGGAAGAATGTTGCTATCAATACAAATGGAGAAATATTGCTTATAGATTCAAAGGGAAGGCAGATTGATAAGCATACCGTTGTATTAGGAGCAGAAGTATTGGTAAAGGAAAATGAAAGCGTTGTTGCGCATCAGGTACTAACAAGATGGGATCCCCATATGATCCCGATATTAACAGAAATGTCTGGCAAAATACGTTTTGAAGATATCGTGATTGGTAAAACTATGAGACAAGAGTCTGATGTATCGACCGGCGTTAAGCGTAAAGTAATTATGGAACATAAGGGAGATTTACATCCCCAAATTATCATAGAAGATGAAACAGGCAAAATATTAGGTCTATACCCGATTCCAGAAAAAGCACATATTGAGGTTGAAGAAGGTGAATTTGTTACTGCTGGAACATTGCTTGCGAAAACGCCAAGAGAGATTTCCAGGACAGAAGATATTACGGGAGGTTTACCTCGGGTTGCTGAAATTTTTGAAGCAAGAAAACCGAAAGATCCGGCAGTGATGAGTGAAATTGATGGTGTTGTAGAGGTAGGTGAAAAACGCCGTGGAAAACGCACTATCATGGTTAGGAGTGAAGCTGCTATGGAAATAGAGCACCTCGTACCGAGAGGAAAACATTTGAAGGTGCATAGAGGGGACCGTATTAAGGCTGGTAGTCCTTTGGTGGAAGGACCTCTTATCTTACAGGACATCTTAAGAATAAGTGGCGAAGAAGAGCTGCAGACTTATATGCTAAAGGAAGTTCAAAACGTTTATCGCTCTCAAAATGTACCGATTGATGATAAGCACATTGAAATTATTATTGGTCAGATGTTGAGAAAAGTGAAAGTGGATGATGTAGGCGATACAATTTTCTTACCTGGGCAGATTGTTGATAGGTTTAAATTTAAAAATGAGAATAAGAAAATAATCGAAAAGGGTGGAAAGCCTGCAACTGCAAAATCTTTGTTGATGGGTATAACAAAGGCCTCTTTGCAATCGGATAGTTTTATATCTGCTGCCTCTTTCCAGGAAACAACAAAAGTTTTGACAAGAGCGGCACTAGAGGGTAAAACGGATGGGTTAGTTGGACTGAAAGAAAATGTTATTCTTGGGCATCTTGTGCCAGCTGGCACAGGATATAAGACCTATTTGTCGCTTTCTGCTATACCAACGGAAACTGTTATCTCAAAAGAACTTGAAAAATCTAAAGATAAAGAATTAGTAATGTTAAGTTAA